A DNA window from Hydra vulgaris chromosome 13, alternate assembly HydraT2T_AEP contains the following coding sequences:
- the LOC105843359 gene encoding uncharacterized protein LOC105843359 isoform X3: protein MKMYCKLCDGNLEEDNLQKICTNCGTVQDGMFLVDSVCNNGNEFTYFESNQSNSYSYKMFVRLFNSISSQLTGGPKVVIPEATLLLPKLWSYIKTHKVRDKKAFLYALLYLLYRQRVSAAISVNQFCKTSGFDKFLHKHAAMLQDWFELPIMTEDKISVISETIRETVQVSFKKPNPVLIKETEGLALRIGRVIHEQGLYNIASSSYVACVAAAACHISSEYIYKNQKCKIKLTGVNTGWFNFENVCSYLCIGKFSLWKVLREIKQKLFETAMKLPVKCPPSVKRYNDVYIVIQDICDYLEYYKEEDTTDDIAVKTPVIPLELKKCVIRSLNKLLFSNAEVKHEHSKVSKSKIGLQQMPTSYDINFKKLRLQIIDDFVSNGVACKIFNENVNNISEKDIILDRSGNFDIGGYSIRREVLEFIRDILRAGCSLEELYMNDFVSLSKQYLERIENEENLSELSDNELELYFNDSFVESQNKKIRIS from the coding sequence atggaaTGTTCTTAGTTGATAGTGTTTGCAATAATGGAAACGAATTTACGTATTTTGAGTCAAATCAATCCAATTCATATTCCTATAAAATGTTTGTAAGGCTTTTTAATTCTATATCTTCACAGTTGACTGGTGGACCAAAAGTTGTTATTCCTGAGGCAACTCTTTTATTACCAAAGCTATGGagttatataaaaacacataaGGTTAGGgacaaaaaagcatttttgtaTGCTCTGCTTTACTTACTTTATCGACAAAGAGTAAGTGCAGCTATTTCTGTGAATCAATTCTGTAAAACATCCGgctttgataaatttttgcataagCATGCTGCCATGCTCCAAGACTGGTTTGAATTGCCAATTATGACTGAAGATAAAATAAGTGTTATTTCTGAAACGATCAGAGAAACTGTGCaggtttcatttaaaaaaccaaatccTGTTCTAATAAAGGAAACAGAAGGATTAGCTCTACGTATAGGCAGAGTGATTCATGAACAAGGTTTGTATAACATTGCTTCTTCAAGCTATGTTGCATGTGTTGCTGCTGCTGCCTGCCATATATcatctgaatatatatataaaaatcaaaaatgtaaaataaaattgacagGAGTTAACACTGGATGGTTCAATTTTGAGAATGTGTGTTCTTATCTTTGTATCGGAAAATTTTCACTATGGAAAGTTTTAagagaaataaaacaaaagttattcgAAACTGCAATGAAGTTGCCTGTGAAATGTCCCCCTTCAGTTAAACGTTATAATGATGTGTACATTGTTATTCAAGATATATGCGACTATCTTGAGTATTATAAGGAGGAAGACACCACTGATGACATAGCTGTAAAAACTCCAGTAATTCcattagagttaaaaaaatgtgttatacGTTccctaaataaattacttttttcaaatgcaGAAGTTAAACATGAACATTCAAAGGTTTCAAAATCTAAGATTGGCTTACAACAAATGCCAACCTCttatgatataaattttaaaaaacttaggcTCCAAATTATAGATGATTTTGTATCAAATGGGGTggcttgtaaaatttttaatgaaaacgtaaacaatatttctgaaaaagatataattcttgATAGATCTGGCAATTTTGACATTGGTGGTTACTCTATTCGACGCGAGGTGTTAGAATTTATAAGGGATATTTTAAGAGCAGGCTGTTCTTTAGAGGAATTATATATGAATGATTTTGTAAGTCTTTCCAAACAATATCTTGAGAGAATAGAAAACGAAGAGAATTTATCTGAACTTTCAGACAATGAGTTAGAATTGTACTTTAATGACTCTTTTGTTGAGTcgcagaataaaaaaattagaatctCTTAG